The region GCGCTGCCCGGCCCGGCCGGGGAGTCGCTGGTGCTCGACGGCGCGGTGGTCGAGGGGGAGGCGACCGGCGGCAGCACCGTCGGGCGCGGCGCGCGGGTCGGCGTCGACGCGTACGTCGACGGCAGCGTGCTGTTCGACGGCGCCGTGGTCGAGCGGGGCGCGCGGGTGACGCGGTCGGTCGTCGGGCGCGGCGCGCATGTCGGCGCGGGGACCGTTCTCGACGGCGTCGTCGTGGGGGACGAGGCCCGCATCGGTGCCCGCAACGAGCTGGTGGACGGCGCCCGCGTGTGGCCCGGCGCCGTCCTCGCCGACGGCGCGGTCCGCTTCAGCCCCGACGCGTAAGGCCCGACGCCCCGCCACGTGTAGGTGGTGCCGGACCGCCCGGTGCCACCCACGAACGCCTAGGCCGCACGTTCGGGAAGCGTTCTGCGCTTTCACCGTGCGCGGGGCGCTTCCCGGAAGCGCCCCGCACCGGCACCTGACTAGATCGCGCCCTTCTCCGGGGCCTTGCCGTTGTTGCCGCCGTACTTGTCCATGAACTCCTGCATCACCGCGCCGGAGACGTCCGAGCACTGCTGCCGCTCGCCCCACGCCGTGATGACGATGTGCTTGTCGTCCGGGAAGTCGGCACGGTCCCACGGCACGACGAGGAACTTGCCGACCGCCGCGTCGGCGGCCTGCTTCAGCGCGTCGATCTGCGCGTCGGTCGCCTTCTTGTCGTACCAGACGACGGTGTACGCGTGCTCCAGGTTGTGGACCGCGCGCTCGGGGGGCGGGTTCTCGTCGCGCGAGTAGAACTTCTTCGCGCCCACCGGCAACGGCGTCGGGTTGTGCTGGCCGGACGTCGGCGGCGCCTGCTTGTAGTCGACGTGGTCGCCGTCGCGCTGGGTGTGCTTCGCGGCGCCGGTCGCCTCGTTCGGGATCTCCTCCGACTTCGCGTCGGAGCACCCGGCGGCGTCGGCGGTGACACCGATGCCGTTCAGCGGCCCGACCTCGTTCTTCTTCTTGCTCTTGACGCTGAAGTAGACGGACCCGCCGATGAGGGCGAGGCCGACCAGCGCGCTGATGACGATCGTGAGGATCGTCTTCCGCCGCTCCTGGGCGCGCGCCTTCCGGCGCTGCTCCTCGATGATCCGGCGCCGGTCGTTCTCAGGTGATCGCTTGGCCACGGGCGGGAGTGTAGTGGTGAAGTGGCCGGGTGACCGGCCCGGCGTTCGCCACGACGGTCCGGCCGGCGCTGCCGACGGACCTGCGACTGACGCTGCTCGCGCTGCGGCGGGGGCCGTACGACCCGCACCTGCGGTTCGAGGCGGACGCCGTCTGGCGGGCCTGCCGGACCCCGCACGGCCCCGGCACGCTCCGGCTGGCGCAGCGCCCCGACGGCGAGATCGCCGTCGCCGCGTGGGGGCCCGGCGCGGAGTGGCTGGTCGCGTCGGCGCCGGACCTCACCGGCGCGCGGGACAGCCTGGACGGCTGGGACCCGCCGTACGCCGTGCTGCGCGACGCCGCCACGCGCAACCCCGGCTTCCGCGTCCCCCGCAGCGGGTTGGTGCTCGACGCGGTCGTGCCCGCGATCATCGAGCAACGCGTCACCGGCCAGGAGGCGTGGCGCTCCTGGCGGCAGCTCGTCCGGCGCTGGGGCGAGCCCGCGCCGGGGCCGTCGCCCGGCCTGTACGTGCCGCCGTCCGCAGAGCTGCTCGCCCGGCTGCCGTCGTGGGAGTGGCACCGGCTCGGCGTCGAGGAGGCGCGCGCCCGGGTGGTGCGGTTCGCGGCGCAGGTCGCGCACCGGCTGGAGGAGGCCGTGACGATGGCGCCGGAGGACGCGCTGCGGCGGCTGCGCGTCGTTCCGGGGATCGGGCCGTGGACGGCGGCCGAGACGGCGCAACGCGCCCTCGGTGACGCCGACGCGGTGTCGGTCGGCGACCTGCACCTCCCGGCGTTCGTCGGCTGGGTGCTCGCGGGGCACCGGGTGGACGACGACGGGATGCTCGAGCTGCTGGAGCCGGTGCGCGGGCACCGCTACCGCGCGACCCGGCTGCTCGAGCTGTCCGGGCTGCGGCACCCGCGGTTCGGCCCGCGCTACAACCCCCGCGACATCCGCCGCGAGTAGCGCGGGGGGCTACCGCTCGACCACGAACCGCCGCGGGTCGCGCGGCGGGCGGTCCGGCGGCGGCGCGGCCGGGTGCCCGACCGCCACCGCGCCCATCGGGTCCCAGTCGTCCGGCAGCCCGAGCGCGCGGCGCACCGGCTCCTTGCAGAACAGCGTGGACGACACCCAGCACGACCCCAGCCCGTCGACGGCGAGTTGCACCAGGAGGTTCTCGACCGCCGCGCCCATCGCGACGAGGAACATCTCCCGCTCGGCGGTCGCGCGGCGTTCGTCGGGGTAGTCGTGCGCGCCCTCGGTGACCAGGCACGGCACCACGAGCAACGGCGCCGCGCCGAGCAGGGCGTCGGAGCGGGCGAGGCGGCGTTCGACCCGGTCGTCGGGGAGGCCGTCGTTGCGCAGGTCGTCGCGCCAGGCCGCGCGCATGGCGTGCAGCAGCGCGTGCCGCGCCTCGTCGGTGTCGACCAGCACGAACCGCCACGGCGTCGTGTGGTGCGGCGCCGGCGCGGTGACGGCGGCGGCGACCGCCTTGCGCACCAGCGCCGGGTCGACCCGGTCCGGCCGGAACGCCCGCACCGTCCGCCGCGCGGTCAGCACCTGGTCGGTGCCGAGCCGGAACATGTCCTCGTGCGCCGGCCGCAGCATCGCCCGCGCGCCGAGCCCGTCGTCGGCGGGCGGCACCAGCCCGCGCACGACCGCGAACGGCACGCCGCCGAGCTTGCCCATCGCCAGCTCGGCCGCCGCCGCGATCTCGTCCGCCTCGGCGACCTGCGTCATGGCCAGCTCGTTGCCGTGCTCGTCGGTCTGCCCGACGAGGTCGCGGACCGCGCCGAGCCCCGCGACGCCGATCGCGACGTCGGTCAGCCCGCGCCGCCACGGCCGCCCGAACGTGTCGCTGACGACGACGCCCACGTCGACGCCGCGGCGTTCGCGCAACGCCGCCCGCAGCCGGCGCGCGCTCGCGTCGGCGTCCTCGGGGAGCAGCGCCAGCGCGTCGCGGGCGACGTTGCTCGTGTCGATCCCGGCGCTCGCGAGGACGAACCCGTGCCGCGTCTCCACGATGCGCGTCGGCCCCCGCCGCGCGACCTCGCGCACCGACTCGGCGTCGATGAGCCGCTGCCGTTGCTCCTCGCGTTCCTCGGCCGTGCCGGAGACCGCGACGAGACGGCCCTCCGCCTTGCTCACGACCTTGCTCGTCACCACGACGACGTCGCCGTCGCGCAGGTCGGTGCCGTCGAGCAGCGCGGCGAGGTCGGTCCCGGGCGTGACCTCCGGAACGCCCGTGACGCCGGTGACCGTGAACGTCATGCCGTCAGCGCGAGCGCCGCCCGCGCGATCGCGGCCGTCGCCTCGACGTCGCTCATCCAGAGCGGCACCGCGCGGCAGCGGATGCCCGCCGCCTCCACCGACGGCACCGCGTCCGCGTCGCTGTCGTCGACCAGCCAGCCGTCGAGCAGCGCGTCGCCGTAGTGGAGCGCGACGGCGGCGGCGGTGCAGTCGACGCCGATCGCGGCGAGCATCCGGTCGGCCATGCCGTGCACCGGCGCGCCGCCGATGATCGGGGAGACGCCGACCTTCGGCGCGGCGCTGCGCTCGACCGCCTCGCGGATGCCGGGCACCGCGAGGATCGTGCCGATGCTGACGACCGGGTTCGACGGCGGCAGCACGATCGTCGTCGCGGCGGCGATCGCGTCGAGCACGCCCGGCGCGGGCGTCGCGTCGCCGGCGAGCCAGACGCGTTCGACCGGGAGGCTCGCGCGCAGCCCCACCCAGTACTCCTGGAAGTGCATCTCGCGCCCGCCCGCCACGACCCGCGTCTCGACGGGGTCGTCGGTCATCGGCAGCAACGTCACCGGCAGCCGCCAGCGCTCCGCGACCCGCCGCGTCACCTCGCTCAGCGGGACCCCGTCGTCCAGCAACGCCCGCCGGTACAGGTGCGTCGCCAGGTCGCGGTCGCCGAGCGTGAACCACGTCGGCGCGCCGTACGCCTCCAGCTCCTTCGCGACCGCGTACGACTCGCCGGCCCGGCCCCAGCCGCGTTCCTCGTCGATGCCGCCGCCGAGCGTGTAGGTCACCGTGTCGAGGTCGGGGCAGACGCGCAGGCCGTGCAGCGTGATGTCGTCGCCGGTGTTGCCGACGACGGTGACCGGCTCGTCGGTGGCCGCGAGCAGCCCCCGCAGGAACCGCGCCGCGCCCACGCCCCCGGCCAGCACCACGATCACGCCGACGACGCTACAGGGCGGCGCCCGCGCGGCCGCACCGGGCGATCGGGAAGCGTTCCGCGCCTCGACCGTGCGGGGGCCGCTTCCGGGAAGCGGCCCGCATAGGCTCCGGGCATGGAACGACCGGGACCGGACGCGCTGCGGCGGGCGTTGCGGCGCGCGCGCGACGGCGCCGCGCTCGACGTCACCGAGGCGACCGTCCTGCTGCACGCGCGCGGCGACGACCTCGCCGACCTCTGCGCGAGCGCGCGCCGGGTCGCCGACGCCGCGCACGGCCACACGGTGACGTACTCGCGCAAGGTGTTCGTGCCGCTGACGCGGCTGTGCCGGGACCGCTGCCACTACTGCACGTTCGCGACCACGCCGGGCCGCCTGCCCGCGCCGTACCTGTCGCCGGACGAGGTGCTCGCCATCGCCCGCGCGGGGCAACGAGCCGGGTGCAAGGAGGCGCTGTTCACGCTGGGGGACCGGCCGGAGGAACGCTGGCCGCAGGCGCGGGAGTGGCTCGACGCGCACGGCTACGACTCGACGCTCGGGTACCTGCGCGCCGTCGCGGTCATGGTGCTGGAGGAGACCGGCCTGCTGCCGCACCTCAACCCGGGCGTCCTGTCGTGGCAGGAGCTCGCCCGGCTGAAGCCGGTCGCGCCGAGCATGGGGATGATGCTGGAGACGACGGCGACGCGGCTCTGGTCGGAGCCGTCGGGGCCGCACTTCGGCTCGCCGGACAAGGAGCCGGCGGTGCGGCTGCGGGTGCTGGAGGACGCCGGCCGCAACGCCGTGCCGTTCACGACCGGCATCCTCGTCGGCATCGGCGAGACGCTCGCCGAACGCGCCGACAGCCTGTTCGCGATCCGCGCCGTCGCGCGGCGGTACGGCGCGGTGCAGGAGGTCATCGTCCAGAACTTCCGCGCCAAGGAGGACACCGCGATGCGCGCGGTGCCGGACGCGGACCTGGATGACCTGCTCGCGACGATCGCGGTGGCGCGGCTGGTGCTGCCGCCGAAGGTGCACGTGCAGGCCCCGCCGAACCTCGTCGCCGGCGAGTACGCGCGCGTCCTCGCCGCCGGCATCGACGACTGGGGCGGCGTTTCGCCGGTCACCCCCGACCACGTCAACCCGGAACGCCCGTGGCCTCAGGTGGAGCTGCTGGCCGCCGAGACGGCGCGGGCCGGGTACACGCTGCGCGAACGCCTCACCGCCTACCCGGAGTACGTCCGCGCGCCCGACCCGTGGCTCGACGCGCGGGTCGCCGGGCACGTCGCCGCGCTCGCCGGCCCGGACGGCCTCGCCCGCGAGGGGGCGACGCCCCGAGGCCGGCCGTGGCAGGAGCCGGACGGCGGCGCGGTCGTCGGCACGGCGAGCAGCGGCCGCACCGACCTGCACGTCGCGGTCGACACCGAGGGGCGGCTGCGCGACGGGCTGCGCGCCGACGGGGACGCGGTCTACGGCGACTGGGCGGCGTTGCGCGTCCCGTCCGCGCCGGAACGCCTCGACGGCGACGTGCGCGCCGCCCTGCGCCACGCGGAGCGGGACCCCGCGGGGCTGACCGACGCCGACGCGCTGGCGCTGCTCACCTGCGACGGCCCGGCGCTCGACGCGCTCGCGGCGCTGGCCGACGGGCTGCGCCGCGACGCGGTCGGCGACGAGGTGACCTACGTCGTCAACCGCAACGTCAACTTCACCAACGTCTGCTACACCGGCTGCCGGTTCTGCGCGTTCGCGCAGCGGCGTACCGACCCCGACTCCTACACCCTGTCGCTGGCCGAGGTCGGCGACCGGGCGGCGGAGGCGTGGGAGGCGGGCGCGACCGAGGTCTGCATGCAGGGCGGCATCCACCCCGACCTGCCGGGCACGGCGTACTTCGACCTCGCCGCCGAGGTGAAGCGGCGGGCGCCCGGCCTGCACCTGCACGCGTTCAGCCCGATGGAGGTCGTCAACGGCGCCTCCCGGGCCGGCCTGTCCATCGCGGACTGGCTGGCGCGGGCGCGGGAGGCGGGCGTCGACTCGCTGCCGGGCACGGCGGCGGAGATCCTCGACGACGACGTCCGCTGGGTCCTCACCAAGGGGAAGCTGCCCGCGTCGGCCTGGGTCGAGGTCGTGACGACCGCGCACCGGCTCGGCATCCCGACGACGAGCACGATGATGTACGGCCACGTCGACGCGCCGCACCACTGGCTCGCGCACCTGCGGCTGCTGGCGCGGATCCAGGACGAGACGGGCGGGTTCACGGAGTTCGTGCCGCTGCCGTTCGTCCACCACAACGCGCCGATCTACCTGGCCGGCGTCGCCCGCCCCGGCCCGACCCTCCGCGACAACCGCGCCGTCCACGCGATGGCACGGGTGCTGCTGCACGGCCGCATCCGCAACGTGCAGGCGT is a window of Mycobacteriales bacterium DNA encoding:
- a CDS encoding bifunctional FO biosynthesis protein CofGH — protein: MERPGPDALRRALRRARDGAALDVTEATVLLHARGDDLADLCASARRVADAAHGHTVTYSRKVFVPLTRLCRDRCHYCTFATTPGRLPAPYLSPDEVLAIARAGQRAGCKEALFTLGDRPEERWPQAREWLDAHGYDSTLGYLRAVAVMVLEETGLLPHLNPGVLSWQELARLKPVAPSMGMMLETTATRLWSEPSGPHFGSPDKEPAVRLRVLEDAGRNAVPFTTGILVGIGETLAERADSLFAIRAVARRYGAVQEVIVQNFRAKEDTAMRAVPDADLDDLLATIAVARLVLPPKVHVQAPPNLVAGEYARVLAAGIDDWGGVSPVTPDHVNPERPWPQVELLAAETARAGYTLRERLTAYPEYVRAPDPWLDARVAGHVAALAGPDGLAREGATPRGRPWQEPDGGAVVGTASSGRTDLHVAVDTEGRLRDGLRADGDAVYGDWAALRVPSAPERLDGDVRAALRHAERDPAGLTDADALALLTCDGPALDALAALADGLRRDAVGDEVTYVVNRNVNFTNVCYTGCRFCAFAQRRTDPDSYTLSLAEVGDRAAEAWEAGATEVCMQGGIHPDLPGTAYFDLAAEVKRRAPGLHLHAFSPMEVVNGASRAGLSIADWLARAREAGVDSLPGTAAEILDDDVRWVLTKGKLPASAWVEVVTTAHRLGIPTTSTMMYGHVDAPHHWLAHLRLLARIQDETGGFTEFVPLPFVHHNAPIYLAGVARPGPTLRDNRAVHAMARVLLHGRIRNVQASWVKLGADGCRAVLAGGVNDLGGTLMEETISRMAGSEHGSRRSVEELEALAASAGRPARQRTTTYGTVPAERLGAARRPERVALPVV
- a CDS encoding DNA-3-methyladenine glycosylase 2 family protein; amino-acid sequence: MTGPAFATTVRPALPTDLRLTLLALRRGPYDPHLRFEADAVWRACRTPHGPGTLRLAQRPDGEIAVAAWGPGAEWLVASAPDLTGARDSLDGWDPPYAVLRDAATRNPGFRVPRSGLVLDAVVPAIIEQRVTGQEAWRSWRQLVRRWGEPAPGPSPGLYVPPSAELLARLPSWEWHRLGVEEARARVVRFAAQVAHRLEEAVTMAPEDALRRLRVVPGIGPWTAAETAQRALGDADAVSVGDLHLPAFVGWVLAGHRVDDDGMLELLEPVRGHRYRATRLLELSGLRHPRFGPRYNPRDIRRE
- a CDS encoding coenzyme F420-0:L-glutamate ligase, with translation MTFTVTGVTGVPEVTPGTDLAALLDGTDLRDGDVVVVTSKVVSKAEGRLVAVSGTAEEREEQRQRLIDAESVREVARRGPTRIVETRHGFVLASAGIDTSNVARDALALLPEDADASARRLRAALRERRGVDVGVVVSDTFGRPWRRGLTDVAIGVAGLGAVRDLVGQTDEHGNELAMTQVAEADEIAAAAELAMGKLGGVPFAVVRGLVPPADDGLGARAMLRPAHEDMFRLGTDQVLTARRTVRAFRPDRVDPALVRKAVAAAVTAPAPHHTTPWRFVLVDTDEARHALLHAMRAAWRDDLRNDGLPDDRVERRLARSDALLGAAPLLVVPCLVTEGAHDYPDERRATAEREMFLVAMGAAVENLLVQLAVDGLGSCWVSSTLFCKEPVRRALGLPDDWDPMGAVAVGHPAAPPPDRPPRDPRRFVVER
- the cofD gene encoding 2-phospho-L-lactate transferase; translation: MIVVLAGGVGAARFLRGLLAATDEPVTVVGNTGDDITLHGLRVCPDLDTVTYTLGGGIDEERGWGRAGESYAVAKELEAYGAPTWFTLGDRDLATHLYRRALLDDGVPLSEVTRRVAERWRLPVTLLPMTDDPVETRVVAGGREMHFQEYWVGLRASLPVERVWLAGDATPAPGVLDAIAAATTIVLPPSNPVVSIGTILAVPGIREAVERSAAPKVGVSPIIGGAPVHGMADRMLAAIGVDCTAAAVALHYGDALLDGWLVDDSDADAVPSVEAAGIRCRAVPLWMSDVEATAAIARAALALTA
- a CDS encoding DUF3105 domain-containing protein, whose protein sequence is MAKRSPENDRRRIIEEQRRKARAQERRKTILTIVISALVGLALIGGSVYFSVKSKKKNEVGPLNGIGVTADAAGCSDAKSEEIPNEATGAAKHTQRDGDHVDYKQAPPTSGQHNPTPLPVGAKKFYSRDENPPPERAVHNLEHAYTVVWYDKKATDAQIDALKQAADAAVGKFLVVPWDRADFPDDKHIVITAWGERQQCSDVSGAVMQEFMDKYGGNNGKAPEKGAI